A single Malaclemys terrapin pileata isolate rMalTer1 chromosome 3, rMalTer1.hap1, whole genome shotgun sequence DNA region contains:
- the BEND3 gene encoding BEN domain-containing protein 3 isoform X1, whose product MNSAEFNDDDEVKIIKNNLVKVETENEDEALDCSVTSRSPEKHSLDGSVTCLQDSNKRKQTSLGCDGSGSQQEVLPSVKKRRFTQEGLVSNMKNRDIGSPTQVNVEQPNKNKNPNITWLCEEEPFNDVTTPSYKKPLYGISHKITEKKSTPGAEQFSSYELFEKVNPSSPSHLRNLSDQRKRDSAATIAVTASTADSDPNIYSLIQKMFYTLNTLNSNMSQLHSKVDLLSLEVSRIKKHVSPTESVAEFRPPPEYQLTAAELKQIMDQSTSGGDLACRLLVQLFPELFSDDEFNRSCSTCGFLNKKKLESLHLQLIRNYVEVCYPSVKNNAVWQVECLPQVNDFFSRFWAQREMENSQQSVQSSSFYESEQVESSHFIEDKEQEEALSLDRDNATTSDYVLDAQDLNEFLDEASSPGEFSVFLLHRLFPELFDHRNLAESYNCYGDSGKQELDPHRLQIIRRYTEIYFPDVQEEEAWLQQCAQRINDELESMYMDGSECEQMRDDCYDSSSLPDDVSIIKVEDSFEYERPGRRSKKIWLVPIDFDKLDIPPPDFDVSIPDYLLNKEQIKNIYESSLSIGNFASRLLVHLFPELFTHENLRKQYNCSGSLGKKQLDPTRIKLIRHYVQILYPRAKNDRVWTLEFVGKLDERCRRRDTEQRRTYQQQRKVHVPGPERREFLTYAINPERFREEFEGPPLPPERSSKDFCKIPLDELVVPSPDFPVPSLYMLSDKEVREIVQQSLSVGNFAARLLVRLFPELFTPENLRLQYNHSGACNKKQLDPTRLRLIRHYVEAVYPVEKMEEVWHYECIPSIDERCRRPNRKKCDILKKAKKAKK is encoded by the exons ATGAACTCAGCTGAATtcaatgatgatgatgaag ttaaaattataaaaaataatcttGTGAAAGTAGAAACCGAAAATGAAGATGAAGCACTAGACTGCTCCGTGacatccagatctcctgagaaACACTCACTGGATGGCTCAGTTACTTGCCTACAGGATTCTAACAAACGGAAACAGACCTCACTTGGTTGTGATGGTTCAGGGAGCCAGCAAGAGGTTTTACCCAGTGTGAAGAAAAGACGCTTTACTCAAGAG GGCCTCGTTTCAAACATGAAGAACCGAGATATTGGGTCACCCACTCAGGTAAACGTAGAGCAGCCTAACAAGAACAAGAATCCCAATATAACatggctgtgtgaagaagaacccTTCAATGACGTGACCACTCCATCCTATAAGAAACCTCTGTATGGCATCTCACACAAAATTACAGAGAAGAAGAGCACACCAGGGGCAGAGCAGTTTTCTTCTTATGAGCTGTTTGAAAAGGTCAATCCAAGCAGCCCCTCCCATCTGCGGAATTTGAGTGATCAACGCAAAAGGGATTCTGCTGCTACCATCGCTGTTACAGCTTCCACCGCAGATTCCGATCCAAACATATATTCTTTGATACAGAAAATGTTTTACACCCTCAACACCCTGAATTCCAATATGTCTCAGCTTCACAGCAAGGTTGACCTGTTGTCTCTTGAGGTCAGCAGAATTAAAAAGCATGTCAGCCCAACAGAGTCTGTAGCAGAGTTCAGGCCTCCCCCCGAGTACCAGCTAACCGCTGCAGAACTCAAACAGATCATGGATCAGAGCACATCAGGTGGAGATTTGGCTTGCCGGTTACTAGTTCAGCTTTTCCCAGAGCTCTTCAGCGATGATGAGTTCAACAGGAGCTGCAGCACATGTGGCTTCCTTAACAAAAAGAAGCTTGAATCGCTTCATCTGCAGCTTATCCGAAACTATGTGGAAGTTTGTTATCCTTCTGTGAAGAATAATGCTGTGTGGCAGGTGGAGTGTTTGCCCCAAGTTAATGACTTTTTCAGTAGATTTTGGGCACAAAGGGAAATGGAAAATAGTCAGCAAAGTGTGCAGTCATCCAGTTTTTATGAGTCTGAACAGGTAGAGTCCTCTCATTTCATTGAGGATAAAGAGCAGGAGGAAGCTTTGTCCCTGGACAGGGATAATGCCACCACCTCAGATTATGTTCTAGATGCTCAGGATCTCAATGAATTTTTAGATGAAGCTTCATCCCCTGGGGAATTTTCTGTGTTTTTGTTACACAGATTATTTCCTGAGCTCTTCGACCACAGGAACCTGGCTGAAAGCTATAACTGCTATGGAGATTCTGGGAAGCAAGAGCTGGATCCTCATCGACTTCAGATAATTCGAAGATACACAGAAATTTACTTTCCTGATGTGCAGGAAGAGGAGGCGTGGTTGCAGCAGTGTGCACAGCGAATAAATGATGAACTTGAAAGTATGTATATGGATGGGAGTGAGTGTGAACAGATGAGAGATGACTGCTATGATTCTTCTAGTTTGCCTGATGATGTATCTATCATAAAAGTGGAAGACAGCTTTGAATATGAAAGGCCAGGAAGAAGGTCAAAAAAGATTTGGCTTGTGCCCATAGACTTTGATAAACTTGACATCCCCCCTCCCGATTTTGATGTTTCTATCCCGGATTACCTGTTGAACaaggaacaaattaaaaatatatatgaaagcAGTCTGTCCATAGGAAACTTTGCATCTCGATTGCTTGTTCACTTATTCCCTGAACTGTTTACTCATGAAAATCTAAGGAAGCAATACAACTGTAGCGGATCACTAGGCAAGAAACAACTTGATCCAACCAGGATTAAATTAATTCGACACTATGTGCAAATATTGTACCCAAGAGCAAAGAACGATAGGGTATGGACATTGGAATTTGTTGGGAAGCTTGATGAGAGATGTCGACGCAGGGATACCGAACAGAGGCGCACATACCAACAGCAGCGGAAAGTTCATGTTCCAGGGCCTGAGAGGAGAGAATTTCTTACCTATGCAATAAACCCAgaaagattcagagaagagttTGAAGGGCCACCACTGCCGCCAGAAAGAAGCAGCAAAGATTTTTGCAAGATACCACTCGACGAACTTGTCGTTCCTTCTCCAGACTTCCCTGTGCCTTCTCTGTACATGCTATCTGATAAAGAGGTAAGAGAGATAGTACAGCAGAGCCTTTCTGTGGGAAACTTTGCTGCCAGGCTTCTAGTAAGACTCTTTCCAGAGCTCTTTACTCCAGAGAATCTCAGACTGCAATATAACCATTCAGGTGCTTGTAACAAGAAGCAACTTGATCCCACCAGACTCAGATTGATCCGTCATTATGTTGAAGCAGTTTACCCCGTGGAGAAAATGGAAGAAGTGTGGCATTATGAATGTATACCGAGCATTGATGAAAGATGCCGGCGTCCCAACAGGAAAAAGTGTGATATACTGAAAAAAGCCAAGAAAGCAAAAAAGTGA
- the BEND3 gene encoding BEN domain-containing protein 3 isoform X2, which yields MKNRDIGSPTQVNVEQPNKNKNPNITWLCEEEPFNDVTTPSYKKPLYGISHKITEKKSTPGAEQFSSYELFEKVNPSSPSHLRNLSDQRKRDSAATIAVTASTADSDPNIYSLIQKMFYTLNTLNSNMSQLHSKVDLLSLEVSRIKKHVSPTESVAEFRPPPEYQLTAAELKQIMDQSTSGGDLACRLLVQLFPELFSDDEFNRSCSTCGFLNKKKLESLHLQLIRNYVEVCYPSVKNNAVWQVECLPQVNDFFSRFWAQREMENSQQSVQSSSFYESEQVESSHFIEDKEQEEALSLDRDNATTSDYVLDAQDLNEFLDEASSPGEFSVFLLHRLFPELFDHRNLAESYNCYGDSGKQELDPHRLQIIRRYTEIYFPDVQEEEAWLQQCAQRINDELESMYMDGSECEQMRDDCYDSSSLPDDVSIIKVEDSFEYERPGRRSKKIWLVPIDFDKLDIPPPDFDVSIPDYLLNKEQIKNIYESSLSIGNFASRLLVHLFPELFTHENLRKQYNCSGSLGKKQLDPTRIKLIRHYVQILYPRAKNDRVWTLEFVGKLDERCRRRDTEQRRTYQQQRKVHVPGPERREFLTYAINPERFREEFEGPPLPPERSSKDFCKIPLDELVVPSPDFPVPSLYMLSDKEVREIVQQSLSVGNFAARLLVRLFPELFTPENLRLQYNHSGACNKKQLDPTRLRLIRHYVEAVYPVEKMEEVWHYECIPSIDERCRRPNRKKCDILKKAKKAKK from the coding sequence ATGAAGAACCGAGATATTGGGTCACCCACTCAGGTAAACGTAGAGCAGCCTAACAAGAACAAGAATCCCAATATAACatggctgtgtgaagaagaacccTTCAATGACGTGACCACTCCATCCTATAAGAAACCTCTGTATGGCATCTCACACAAAATTACAGAGAAGAAGAGCACACCAGGGGCAGAGCAGTTTTCTTCTTATGAGCTGTTTGAAAAGGTCAATCCAAGCAGCCCCTCCCATCTGCGGAATTTGAGTGATCAACGCAAAAGGGATTCTGCTGCTACCATCGCTGTTACAGCTTCCACCGCAGATTCCGATCCAAACATATATTCTTTGATACAGAAAATGTTTTACACCCTCAACACCCTGAATTCCAATATGTCTCAGCTTCACAGCAAGGTTGACCTGTTGTCTCTTGAGGTCAGCAGAATTAAAAAGCATGTCAGCCCAACAGAGTCTGTAGCAGAGTTCAGGCCTCCCCCCGAGTACCAGCTAACCGCTGCAGAACTCAAACAGATCATGGATCAGAGCACATCAGGTGGAGATTTGGCTTGCCGGTTACTAGTTCAGCTTTTCCCAGAGCTCTTCAGCGATGATGAGTTCAACAGGAGCTGCAGCACATGTGGCTTCCTTAACAAAAAGAAGCTTGAATCGCTTCATCTGCAGCTTATCCGAAACTATGTGGAAGTTTGTTATCCTTCTGTGAAGAATAATGCTGTGTGGCAGGTGGAGTGTTTGCCCCAAGTTAATGACTTTTTCAGTAGATTTTGGGCACAAAGGGAAATGGAAAATAGTCAGCAAAGTGTGCAGTCATCCAGTTTTTATGAGTCTGAACAGGTAGAGTCCTCTCATTTCATTGAGGATAAAGAGCAGGAGGAAGCTTTGTCCCTGGACAGGGATAATGCCACCACCTCAGATTATGTTCTAGATGCTCAGGATCTCAATGAATTTTTAGATGAAGCTTCATCCCCTGGGGAATTTTCTGTGTTTTTGTTACACAGATTATTTCCTGAGCTCTTCGACCACAGGAACCTGGCTGAAAGCTATAACTGCTATGGAGATTCTGGGAAGCAAGAGCTGGATCCTCATCGACTTCAGATAATTCGAAGATACACAGAAATTTACTTTCCTGATGTGCAGGAAGAGGAGGCGTGGTTGCAGCAGTGTGCACAGCGAATAAATGATGAACTTGAAAGTATGTATATGGATGGGAGTGAGTGTGAACAGATGAGAGATGACTGCTATGATTCTTCTAGTTTGCCTGATGATGTATCTATCATAAAAGTGGAAGACAGCTTTGAATATGAAAGGCCAGGAAGAAGGTCAAAAAAGATTTGGCTTGTGCCCATAGACTTTGATAAACTTGACATCCCCCCTCCCGATTTTGATGTTTCTATCCCGGATTACCTGTTGAACaaggaacaaattaaaaatatatatgaaagcAGTCTGTCCATAGGAAACTTTGCATCTCGATTGCTTGTTCACTTATTCCCTGAACTGTTTACTCATGAAAATCTAAGGAAGCAATACAACTGTAGCGGATCACTAGGCAAGAAACAACTTGATCCAACCAGGATTAAATTAATTCGACACTATGTGCAAATATTGTACCCAAGAGCAAAGAACGATAGGGTATGGACATTGGAATTTGTTGGGAAGCTTGATGAGAGATGTCGACGCAGGGATACCGAACAGAGGCGCACATACCAACAGCAGCGGAAAGTTCATGTTCCAGGGCCTGAGAGGAGAGAATTTCTTACCTATGCAATAAACCCAgaaagattcagagaagagttTGAAGGGCCACCACTGCCGCCAGAAAGAAGCAGCAAAGATTTTTGCAAGATACCACTCGACGAACTTGTCGTTCCTTCTCCAGACTTCCCTGTGCCTTCTCTGTACATGCTATCTGATAAAGAGGTAAGAGAGATAGTACAGCAGAGCCTTTCTGTGGGAAACTTTGCTGCCAGGCTTCTAGTAAGACTCTTTCCAGAGCTCTTTACTCCAGAGAATCTCAGACTGCAATATAACCATTCAGGTGCTTGTAACAAGAAGCAACTTGATCCCACCAGACTCAGATTGATCCGTCATTATGTTGAAGCAGTTTACCCCGTGGAGAAAATGGAAGAAGTGTGGCATTATGAATGTATACCGAGCATTGATGAAAGATGCCGGCGTCCCAACAGGAAAAAGTGTGATATACTGAAAAAAGCCAAGAAAGCAAAAAAGTGA